The following DNA comes from candidate division WOR-3 bacterium.
CACCCGAGCACGCAGACGATTTCGCCCAGCCCGCTGCGTGAGCCGAGCCGCAGCGGCGGGGCCGTATAGAACCAGGCGATGACGAGGCCGATGACGCCAACGACCAACAGAACCGAGCCGCCCGTACGGACGTTGAGATAGAGTCCGATTGCCGCGCAGAGCACGAGGCTCGTGATGCTTGCGTTCCGTACCTGCCGGGGCGACAGCAGGCCATCCTGGATGACCTTGCTGCCTCCCGAGAACGGTGTGGCTTGCGTCAGTTGGTCGTCGCCGCTTCGGTAGTCGAAATAGTCGTTGGCCAGATTGCAGCCGGCATTGGCCAGTGCCGTTCCGATCATGGTAAGCCAGAACAGACCCCAGCTGAACGGATAGCCCGCAAAGCGTGCATACGCCGCGCCGAATGCCGCAGGCACCAGCGTGCCGACGAAGAACGGCGCCCGAAGCGCGCGAAGCCAGACCGCCGGGCGTGATGCACTATGCATATTGCATTGTGCCTGAGAATCAGAACTTGTCGAAGTAGA
Coding sequences within:
- a CDS encoding prenyltransferase — translated: MHSASRPAVWLRALRAPFFVGTLVPAAFGAAYARFAGYPFSWGLFWLTMIGTALANAGCNLANDYFDYRSGDDQLTQATPFSGGSKVIQDGLLSPRQVRNASITSLVLCAAIGLYLNVRTGGSVLLVVGVIGLVIAWFYTAPPLRLGSRSGLGEIVCVLGCGPVVAFGAYFVQARALSLPALIASLPIGLLMGLVLFINEFQDVEADGAVGKRTLVVVMGTRAASRLLSTTLLVTYGLIGVLVLTGVLAPASLLALLTVPVALFAAIRAHRFHADRPRLLPANAAIILTHLATGVFMTLAAWL